In Piliocolobus tephrosceles isolate RC106 chromosome 4, ASM277652v3, whole genome shotgun sequence, the following are encoded in one genomic region:
- the SCGB3A1 gene encoding secretoglobin family 3A member 1 gives MKLSAALLGLCVALSYSSAAAFFVGSAKHVAQPVTELESGAEAAAGTLAKPLDTAANPLGSLNPLGSLNPLGSLNLLKLLLTSLGIPVNHLVQGSQKCVAELGPEAMGAVKSLLGVLTMFG, from the exons ATGAAGCTCAGCGCCGCCCTCCTGGGGCTCTGCGTGGCCCTGTCCTACAGCTCTG CTGCTGCTTTCTTTGTGGGTTCGGCCAAGCATGTGGCCCAGCCTGTCACTGAGCTGGAGTCGGGAGCAGAGGCCGCGGCCGGGACCCTGGCCAAGCCCCTTGACACCGCGGCCAACCCCCTTGGCAGCCTCAACCCCCTCGGCAGCCTCAACCCCCtcggcagcctcaacctgctgaaACTCCTGCTGACAAGCCTGGGCATCCCCGTGAACCACCTCGTACAGGGCTCCCAAAAGTGTGTGGCTGAGCTGGGCCCCGAGGCCATGGGGGCCGTGAAGTCCCTGCTG GGGGTCCTGACAATGTTCGGCTGA